One genomic region from Anopheles bellator chromosome 2, idAnoBellAS_SP24_06.2, whole genome shotgun sequence encodes:
- the LOC131207580 gene encoding larval serum protein 1 alpha chain-like: MRSILAVAVVCLLAGAANSYYMTKEVKYADKTFLTKQKAILEIFQHVHQPELHTHLWEEQKSFDLAGYAEHFTKPKVVEEFLHYYKHGLLPMEEIFAIYNEHHREQAIALFHLFYYAKDWDTFYKSMIWARFHVNEGMFVYAVSVAVLHRSDMQGIVLPAPYEIYPYYFFNDVVISKAQRYKMQGFHGMKKTDGLYSAYIPSNYTGYYVHSNAEQRVSYFMEDIGLNSYYYYFHADYPSWMGGKEYGLYKDRRGEFYLYQHQQFLARYYLERLSNNLGTIPTFSWYEPIVTGYYPYLRYYNGVPFPARENYHSYGHMEKHDLIQEITDYERRIMEAIDYGFIILPDGTVVNITTTTGIEYLGNLIHSNTDSVNQRFYGYLEKVAKFFLGGSVEPFNEFRAIPSVLEKYETAMRDPVFYQFFKRIVGFYYRYLDTLPSYKYEEINFPGVKVEAVEMDKLVTYFDTFDADITNAVDVEVFDESTMKPGEMKKFGKMAHYQGEDFVLYARVPRLNHLPFSFKLAVSSDKPQKAVVLVFVGPKYDQYGNAYSVNANRENFFQLEHFLVDLVAGENVITRNSQDFSWFVKDRTTYFELYKQVMRAVTGDYKLPIDMSEAHCGFPSRLMLPKGKKGGMPFQFFFMVAPYHAPETPRYTGYDYTLSCGVGSGARYLDTLPFGYPLNRKINEATWFTPNMVYHDTLIYHKSETEVNSVVF, from the coding sequence ATGCGTTCGATCCTAGCCGTTGCAGTAGTGTGTCTGTTGGCCGGCGCGGCCAACAGCTACTACATGACGAAGGAGGTCAAATATGCGGACAAGACGTTCCTGACGAAGCAGAAGGCCATTCTGGAGATTTTCCAGCATGTGCACCAACCGGAACTGCACACACACTTGTGGGAGGAGCAGAAGTCCTTTGACCTGGCCGGATACGCGGAGCACTTCACCAAGCCGAAGGTGGTCGAGGAGTTCCTCCATTACTACAAGCATGGCTTGCTGCCGATGGAAGAGATCTTTGCCATCTACAACGAGCACCACCGGGAGCAGGCGATCGCTCTGTTCCACCTGTTCTACTACGCCAAGGACTGGGACACGTTCTACAAGTCAATGATCTGGGCTCGGTTCCACGTGAATGAGGGTATGTTTGTGTACGCCGTCAGTGTGGCCGTGCTGCACCGATCCGACATGCAGGGTATTGTTCTGCCGGCACCGTACGAGATCTACCCGTACTACTTCTTCAACGACGTCGTCATCAGTAAGGCCCAGCGATACAAGATGCAAGGATTCCACGGCATGAAGAAGACGGACGGTCTGTACAGTGCGTACATTCCGAGCAACTATACCGGTTACTACGTGCACAGCAATGCCGAACAGCGCGTCAGCTACTTCATGGAGGACATTGGTCTAAACtcgtactactactacttccaCGCTGACTACCCGTCGTGGATGGGGGGCAAGGAGTACGGGCTGTACAAGGATCGGCGCGGTGAGTTCTATCTCTACCAGCATCAGCAGTTCTTGGCCCGGTACTACCTTGAACGCCTGTCCAACAATCTCGGAACGattccaacgttttcgtgGTACGAACCCATCGTTACTGGCTACTATCCGTACCTGCGCTACTACAACGGTGTGCCGTTCCCGGCACGCGAAAACTACCATTCGTATGGCCACATGGAGAAACACGACCTGATCCAGGAAATCACCGACTACGAGCGCCGGATCATGGAAGCAATCGACTACGGGTTCATCATCCTGCCCGATGGTACCGTGGTCAACATTACCACCACAACCGGTATTGAGTACCTCGGCAACCTGATTCATTCGAACACGGATAGCGTCAACCAGAGGTTCTATGGGTACCTGGAAAAGGTGGCCAAGTTCTTCCTCGGTGGTTCCGTAGAGCCGTTCAACGAGTTCCGTGCGATCCCGAGTGTATTGGAGAAGTACGAGACAGCCATGCGGGATCCGGTTTTCTATCAGTTCTTTAAGCGAATTGTTGGTTTCTACTACCGCTACCTGGACACTCTGCCGAGCTACAAGTACGAGGAAATTAACTTCCCCGGCGTGAAGGTAGAAGCGGTCGAGATGGACAAGCTGGTCACGTACTTTGACACATTCGATGCCGACATCACGAACGCGGTCGATGTCGAAGTGTTCGACGAGAGCACAATGAAGCCGGGCGAGATGAAGAAGTTCGGCAAGATGGCTCACTACCAGGGCGAAGACTTTGTCCTGTACGCCCGTGTGCCGCGTCTGAACCACTTGCCGTTCTCGTTCAAGCTTGCCGTTTCCTCGGACAAGCCCCAGAAGGCGGTGGTGCTTGTGTTTGTCGGTCCGAAGTACGATCAGTACGGCAACGCGTACAGCGTGAACGCGAACCGAGAGAACTTCTTCCAGCTCGAGCACTTCCTGGTCGATTTGGTGGCAGGCGAAAATGTGATTACCCGCAACTCGCAGGACTTTAGCTGGTTCGTCAAGGACCGTACCACCTATTTCGAGCTCTACAAGCAGGTCATGCGAGCCGTCACCGGAGACTACAAGTTGCCGATTGACATGTCGGAGGCTCACTGCGGATTCCCGTCCCGCTTGATGCTGCCGAAGGGCAAGAAGGGTGGCATGCCATTCCAGTTCTTCTTCATGGTCGCCCCGTACCACGCGCCGGAAACGCCGCGATACACCGGATACGATTATACCCTTTCGTGTGGCGTCGGATCGGGTGCCCGCTATCTGGACACGCTTCCATTCGGCTATCCGCTGAACCGCAAGATCAACGAGGCTACCTGGTTTACCCCGAACATGGTTTACCACGATACACTGATCTACCacaaaagtgaaacagaaGTAAACTCAGTTGTGTTCTAA
- the LOC131210166 gene encoding uncharacterized protein LOC131210166: MIFGDLVCCVHSVVLLQCCIAAVVASGGRQIVAAPQIRRPPPPTAGSFNRSGKYTDTLPGELNEECRLSQDCRQHAYACDARKQVCSCAEGYRADDAERMCLGAVGRRCMYDSHCVTNAYCKGQMICTCKREYGFPADDNWSCQASSAKASARIGTALLGTQHLLLALPVAIFSILALRVTAVAFRSTDDGAVP; encoded by the exons ATGATCTTTGGTGATTTAGTATGCTGCGTGCATTCGGTGGTACTGCTTCAATGCTGCATCGCTGCGGTGGTGGCAAGCGGCGGGCGGCAGATTGTCGCCGCCCCGCAGAtacggcggccaccaccgcccaccgccgggTCGTTCAACCGAAGTGGCAAATACACCGACACGCTGCCAGGAG AGCTGAACGAGGAGTGCCGACTGTCACAGGATTGCCGACAGCATGCCTACGCATGTGACGCTCGCAAACAAGTCTGCAGCTGTGCCGAAGGATACCGTGCCGACGATGCGGAGCGGATGTGTCTGGGAG CCGTGGGACGCCGGTGCATGTACGACAGTCACTGCGTCACGAATGCTTATTGCAAGGGACAAATGATCTGTACGTGCAAACGTGAATACGGATTCCCGGCCGACGATAACTGGTCATGCCAAG CGTCGTCCGCGAAAGCATCCGCTCGGATCGGCACGGCACTACTCGGAACCCAGCACTTGCTTCttgcgcttccggtggccatcttTTCGATCCTGGCGCTCCGGGTTACGGCGGTCGCGTTTCGcagcaccgacgacggcgcagTGCCGTAG